The Haloarchaeobius sp. HME9146 DNA segment TCGCCCGCCAGCACTACCCCGACAACGACGGTCTGCGCGGGAAGATTACGGTAACTGGTGGCCTCGGTGGCATGGGCGGTGCCCAGCCCCTCGCCGTGACGATGAACCACGGGGTCTGCATCGCCGCGGAAGTCGACGAGCACCGCATCGACCGCCGCATCGAGACGGGCTACTGCATGGAGAAGACGGACGACCTGGACGAGGCCATCGAGAAGGCCCAGGAAGCCGCCGAGGCGGGCGAACCGTACTCCATCGGCCTGCACATGAACGCGGCGGACATGTTCGAGGGGATGGAAGACCGTGGCTTCGTCCCGGACGTGGTCACCGACCAGACCTCGGCGCACGACGAACTGGAGGGCTACTACCCCTCGGGCTACACCGTCGCGGAGGCCGACGACCTGCGCGAGCGCGACCCCGAGAAGTACGTCGAGGAGAGTATCGACACGATGGAGCGTCACGTCGACGGTATCCTCGCGATGCAGGACGCGGGCGCAATCGCGTTCGAGTACGGGAACAACATCCGCGGACAGGTCAAGGAGTACAAGGGTCGCGACGACGCGTTCGACTTCCCGGGCTTCGTGCCCGCCTACATCCGGCCGCTGTTCTGCCGCGGGAAGGGCCCGTTCCGCTGGGCCGCGCTCTCAGGCGACCCCGCGGACATCCACCGGACCGACGAGGAGATACTGGAGCTGTTCCCCGAGAAGGAGCACCTCCACCGCTGGATCGACCTCGCCCAGGAGCAGGTCCACTTCCAGGGTCTCCCGAGCCGCGTGTGTTGGCTGGGCTACTCGACCGACGACGACGGCCTGACCGAGCGCGCGAAGTTCGCCCTGCGCATCAACGAACTCGTCGCCGAGGGCGAGATCTCGGCACCCGTCGTGGTCACCCGCGACCACCTCGACGCCGGCTCCGTCGCCTCCCCGAACCGCGAGACGGAAGCCATGAAAGACGGCTCCGACGCGGTCGCCGACTGGCCCATCCTGAACGCCTTGCTCAACACCGCCTCCGGCGCGGACATCGTGAGCGTCCACGACGGCGGTGGCGTCGGCATCGGGAACTCGCTGCACACCAACAACCACGTCGTCCTCGACGGCTCCGACCTCGCCGCCGAGAAGGCCAAGCGGGTGTACACCACCGACCCCGGCATGGGCGTCATCCGTCACGCCGACGCGGGCTACGAGGAAGCCCTCGACGAAGCGAAGGTTTCGAACGTCCGGGTGCCGATGCGAGAAGACGAATGACGACGTTCACAGAGCCGCCTGTCTGGCAGGGCACCTCCAGCGACCCGAACGACGTACAGTTCGGTGACGTGGTCGCACAGGCCACCCTCGACACGGCGGGCGACTACGACGCGGTCATCGTCGGCGAACCGTACGACGGCGCAGTCATCGGCCGGAAGGGCGCGGCTGACGGACCGGACGCCATCCGCGACTCCCTGGCTGGCGTCAAGACCCACCATTTCGACGCCGGCCCGGTCTCCGGAATCGCGGACCTGGGCGACGTGGCCATCCCGAGCGGGGACGTGGCGATGGTGCAGGACATCGTCGCGGACACCACCGCGGCGGTCCACGAGACCGACGCACTGCCCGTGTTCCTCGGCGGCGACAACTCGCTGACGGTCCCGAACGTCAGCCCACTCCTCGAATCCGGCTCCGTTGGCGTCCTCAACTTCGACGCTCACCTGGACTGCCGCGAGGTCCCCGACGACGGCCCGACCAGTGGCACGCCGTACCGCCAACTGTTCGAGAAGGGCCTCGAATCCTACGCCTGCGTCGGCGCGCGCCACTTCGAGACCTCGACCCGATACG contains these protein-coding regions:
- the hutU gene encoding urocanate hydratase; this translates as MAQQPEPERKHDVGEPSEQWKQYQGAPTGTDIECKGWRQEAALRMLNNNLDPEVGEKPEELVVYGGTGRAARSWDAYDAILDELRNLEDDETLLVQSGKPVGVFQTHERAPRVLIANSNLVGKWDDWEHFHELESKGLIMYGQMTAGSWAYIGTQGIIQGTYETLAELARQHYPDNDGLRGKITVTGGLGGMGGAQPLAVTMNHGVCIAAEVDEHRIDRRIETGYCMEKTDDLDEAIEKAQEAAEAGEPYSIGLHMNAADMFEGMEDRGFVPDVVTDQTSAHDELEGYYPSGYTVAEADDLRERDPEKYVEESIDTMERHVDGILAMQDAGAIAFEYGNNIRGQVKEYKGRDDAFDFPGFVPAYIRPLFCRGKGPFRWAALSGDPADIHRTDEEILELFPEKEHLHRWIDLAQEQVHFQGLPSRVCWLGYSTDDDGLTERAKFALRINELVAEGEISAPVVVTRDHLDAGSVASPNRETEAMKDGSDAVADWPILNALLNTASGADIVSVHDGGGVGIGNSLHTNNHVVLDGSDLAAEKAKRVYTTDPGMGVIRHADAGYEEALDEAKVSNVRVPMREDE
- the hutG gene encoding formimidoylglutamase, which encodes MTTFTEPPVWQGTSSDPNDVQFGDVVAQATLDTAGDYDAVIVGEPYDGAVIGRKGAADGPDAIRDSLAGVKTHHFDAGPVSGIADLGDVAIPSGDVAMVQDIVADTTAAVHETDALPVFLGGDNSLTVPNVSPLLESGSVGVLNFDAHLDCREVPDDGPTSGTPYRQLFEKGLESYACVGARHFETSTRYDDFVREHEAEIRVAEEVGDDAVDAVDKAINSLGDVDHVYVSVDVDVLDAAFAPGASAPTPGGITTRELYRMLRLAASDDRVAGFEVVETAPSLDRDGLTVDAAARAVAHFLAGWSA